Sequence from the Deltaproteobacteria bacterium CG2_30_66_27 genome:
CACCCGGAGATTTTGATCGTCACCGGCCGGCGCAGGCGCGTCGCGGTCTCCAGGGAAGCGATCTTTTCTTCCAGCAACGCGGCGAGTCCACGGACACGGGTGACCCCCACCGTGCAAGTGTCCGTCCCCGCACACCGGACGATCGACAACATCGACGGCGGCTGGAAACCCCCATCCCGCAACGAGACCGCGACGCGATCCGCCTCCGATTCCGGAATGTCGACCAGCAGGATCCCCTGCGCGGTCGTGATGCGCACTCCCGCGCCCACCCCCTCCGCCAACTCCGCAAGCGAACGCAACCGCTTCGAAGAGAGATCCCCGAGAGGAATCCGGACCGGGAAAGCGAGGCGACCCGCCTCGCGCTGCGGCAACGCCCCGATCCGCTCCGGCATCTTGTTGCGCCTCGTGAAGGACGTCGCTTCGAGGACGACCGGCTCCGGAAACGCGATCCCGCCGTCCGGATCGGAAGACTCCACGCTATCCCGCTCGTCGAAGAGAAGCCGCCGGAACGGATCGGACCCCAGCCTTCCCACGACGAATTTCAGCCGCGCGCGCCTGCGGTTCGTCCGGTCCCCCATCCGGTCGAAGATCCGCAACAGCGCCTCCACGGTGGGCCATAAACGGGATACCGGAGTGAACGGCTCCAGCGGGAACCCCGCCTGCGGCAACGCTCCCAACCCCCCGGCGACGTGAATCCGGAATCCCGGCCGCCCCTCCGGCGAGACGACGGCCCGTACCCCCACGTCCTGGAACGGAAGTCCGACATGATCGGCTCCGCCGCACCCCTCGAAGGCGATCTTGAACTTCCGGGGGAGGCGTTGCCCGAGGGGATGGCGAAGGAGGTGCGCGCCGAGCGCGCGCGCGTACGGCGTCACGTCGAAGACCTCGTCGGGGGAGATCCCCGCGAAGGGGCAAACCACGGTGTTGCGCACCGTGTCGCCGCACGCTTCCCGCGTGGTGAGCCCCGCTTCCGCCAGAAAGGAGAGCGCGCCTCCGATGCGCCGCATCTCCACCCCGTAGATGTGGACGTCCTGCCGGGTAGTCAGATGGACCCCTCCGCCGGATGCGAACCGGTCGGCCGTCTCCGCGAGGGCTCGCAGATGACGGGGCGAAACCCGTCCGAGCGGAATGCGGACACGGAGGAGGTACCGGTCGGCCCCCCCCCGAATGGGGTAGATCCCCATGACGACGCGGCGGCGGCGGAACTCGTCCGGAGAGATCGCTCCGGAGCGGAGCGCCTCCACCGCATCCGCGACCCCGGCGATTTCGGACCGGGAGATCGGGTCCGTCCGGTCGGTGTCGTTGGTCATATTACGGGGAACCCTTCCTCCGTCGGCGCCTGGACGACGGGACCATCCCGGAACAGGAGGACGCGGTTCCCTTCCTCCCCCCGGCGAAACGTCATGCCGAGGCCGTACCCGAACGCCAACCGGGCGATCTTCTCCAACTGGTCCGCCGTGCAAAGCCGGATCGCCACTTTTTCGCCTTCTCCGAGGCGCGCTACGAACCCGGGAGACACCTCGAATTCCACCGGCCCCGCTTCCTGGGAAAGATCGATGAAATTCCCGTCCGGCTCCGTCATCACCCGCGCATGGAGGTGCACGACGCGCGTCCCCCCGCCGAGGAGGTCCGAGCGGACCTCCCGGACGATCCCTCCCCCGGCCACGAATTCCCCCACCACGACGACGAACCGCCCCAGCCGCGGGTTCTCCTTGAACGTGTCCGCCGCGATCGGGTGCTGGAGCGTGAACGTGACGTTGGCGACCTCCAGGTTCTCGACCCGGTTCGCGTGGCGCTCGATGACCTCCAGCGTGGAAGAGTCGATCCGCTCCGTGATCGCCGAGAGGACCGCCTCGACCTCGGCGGTGGCGAGTTTCAGGACGTACCGCGAGGAAAGCCGGAGCGGTTCGTTTCCCAGCCAGAACAGGCTCGCCGAGATCTCCCGTGCCGCCGGGGACGCCTCCCCTTCTTCCGACAGGACTTCCCCGCGCTCCACGAACAGCTCCTCGGTGAAGGTGACTCCGACGCTTTCTCCCGCGCGGGCCTCCGGAAGATCCGGCTGTTTCCATTTCTCCACCGAACGGACCACGGCCTTTTTCCCCGAGGGAGAGAAGGTCACGCGGCTTCCGGCA
This genomic interval carries:
- a CDS encoding elongation factor Tu, producing the protein MNINDTLRIVIVGHVDHGKSTLIGRLFYDTGSLPEERYREIEATCRAQGRAFEFAYLMDALEEEREHNITIDTAQTFFKTPLRPYIIIDAPGHKEFLKNMITGAAAADAAILLVDAAEGVLEQTRRHAYMLSLLGLRQVVVAVNKLDLVDFRRDRFEAVEEEIRGFLLSVGLVPAHVVPISAREGDNIATPSERTAWYSGPTLLGALDSFSPAREISGLPLRFPVQDVYVGDGRRVYAGRVESGRLRAGSRVTFSPSGKKAVVRSVEKWKQPDLPEARAGESVGVTFTEELFVERGEVLSEEGEASPAAREISASLFWLGNEPLRLSSRYVLKLATAEVEAVLSAITERIDSSTLEVIERHANRVENLEVANVTFTLQHPIAADTFKENPRLGRFVVVVGEFVAGGGIVREVRSDLLGGGTRVVHLHARVMTEPDGNFIDLSQEAGPVEFEVSPGFVARLGEGEKVAIRLCTADQLEKIARLAFGYGLGMTFRRGEEGNRVLLFRDGPVVQAPTEEGFPVI